One Chroococcidiopsis sp. TS-821 genomic window carries:
- the tnpA gene encoding IS200/IS605 family transposase codes for MSYWRLYYHLVWATKERLPLITSEREAKLYPYIIAKADSLGCIIHAIGGIEDHIHVVVSIPPKLAIADFVKNIKGSSAHFLNQHSSSTNKFVWQEGYGVFSLGSKQLQQAVDYAKNQKTHHLQGTAIASLETDKPN; via the coding sequence ATGTCTTATTGGCGATTATATTATCATTTAGTTTGGGCGACAAAAGAGCGTTTACCTTTAATTACCTCTGAAAGAGAAGCTAAGCTTTATCCTTATATTATTGCCAAAGCTGACTCGTTGGGGTGTATTATTCATGCCATTGGTGGAATTGAAGATCATATTCATGTAGTCGTTTCTATCCCGCCAAAACTCGCGATCGCCGATTTTGTTAAAAATATTAAAGGCAGTAGTGCTCATTTTTTAAACCAACATTCATCTTCCACCAATAAATTTGTCTGGCAAGAAGGATATGGCGTATTCTCGTTAGGAAGCAAGCAACTTCAGCAAGCTGTTGATTATGCTAAAAATCAAAAGACACATCATCTCCAAGGAACAGCGATCGCATCTTTAGAAACTGATAAACCCAATTAA
- a CDS encoding 3'-5' exonuclease — translation MATWAVSLVDTFLNELLNLPQSVSKKVSKVVKILEEDPISAQGNAKKLKGYTNNIYRVRIGDYRLIYSFGQGWVKLLSIRKRDDRTYEIELPNFETPTPPPVEDLLTPQVAINTQQQPISSSLPIEFTETLLKQWQIPQEYWADILQVENAEALLDLAIPDRYLSRILDNCYPRSIAELDRQREYQLQQPEDLDRFVEGDLSAFLLKLDPEQEKLCNFGKVGPVLVKGGPGTGKSTLALYRVQKLLEQGIQPILFTTYTKALVTYSEQLLEQLLMRSPQSVGVKVSTVDAIAYQYYVRTYGKPKFINEETSLAYLETALSSATIPANNVFELRVRQQTLERLGVAYLRQEIRDVIESWGISTLEEYQTFARYGRGVPLKANTREALWAVYQTWLSLLHQNGYITWEQLRCKALEIVSNSTPPYQAVVIDEAQDLSPVALRFLLAIVPSLQQVYLTADASQSLYQKGFSWKQVHTDLKFSGRTLLLRRNYRNTQQITAACAQILAGTTAGDSECIDQLPSPHIGDCPKVVLVDEPTQEITAIHDALICAARQYRLSVNSSAVLCPTSQMGKAIAQQLTQQGLKAQFFTSKQIDINAPCVKVLTLHSAKGLEFPFVVIVGLQQDSLPHIPPDVPPEEIPAVIDEQRRLFYVGCTRAMRSLVVCGSRSHPSSFLNSLVPPYWQQA, via the coding sequence ATGGCAACTTGGGCTGTTTCTCTTGTTGATACCTTTTTAAACGAACTATTAAACTTACCCCAAAGTGTAAGTAAAAAAGTTAGCAAAGTTGTTAAAATCTTAGAAGAAGATCCAATTTCTGCGCAAGGAAATGCCAAAAAGCTGAAAGGATACACTAATAATATTTACCGCGTTCGGATTGGCGATTACCGCCTAATTTATAGCTTTGGTCAAGGTTGGGTAAAACTCTTAAGCATCCGCAAGCGAGACGATCGCACTTACGAAATCGAACTACCAAACTTTGAGACTCCGACTCCACCCCCAGTAGAAGACTTATTAACTCCTCAAGTTGCCATCAATACGCAACAACAGCCGATATCAAGTTCCTTGCCAATTGAATTCACCGAAACGCTACTGAAGCAATGGCAGATTCCGCAAGAATACTGGGCTGATATCTTACAAGTTGAAAATGCTGAAGCCTTACTCGATCTTGCCATACCAGATCGCTACTTAAGTCGCATTCTCGATAACTGCTACCCGCGTTCAATTGCAGAACTCGATCGCCAAAGAGAGTATCAACTGCAACAGCCTGAAGATTTAGACCGCTTTGTCGAAGGCGATTTGAGTGCTTTTTTACTCAAACTTGACCCCGAACAAGAGAAGTTGTGCAATTTTGGTAAAGTTGGTCCTGTTCTAGTAAAAGGTGGACCAGGAACAGGTAAATCTACTTTGGCACTGTATCGCGTGCAAAAGCTGCTAGAACAAGGCATTCAACCGATTCTATTCACAACTTATACTAAAGCTTTAGTCACCTACTCCGAGCAACTTCTCGAACAACTGTTGATGCGATCGCCGCAATCTGTAGGAGTCAAAGTAAGTACTGTCGATGCGATCGCCTATCAATACTACGTCCGCACTTATGGTAAACCCAAGTTTATCAACGAAGAAACAAGTCTTGCGTATCTCGAAACTGCACTTTCTTCAGCAACCATTCCTGCAAATAATGTATTTGAATTGCGCGTTCGGCAACAAACATTAGAACGGTTAGGAGTCGCCTACTTACGACAAGAAATCCGCGATGTAATTGAAAGTTGGGGCATCTCCACACTAGAAGAATACCAAACATTTGCACGGTACGGACGCGGCGTCCCCCTCAAAGCAAATACACGCGAAGCACTGTGGGCAGTTTATCAAACTTGGTTAAGTCTGCTGCATCAAAACGGCTACATCACTTGGGAACAGCTACGCTGCAAAGCTTTAGAAATCGTCAGCAATTCTACACCACCTTATCAAGCCGTTGTTATAGACGAAGCTCAAGATCTTTCACCTGTAGCGTTGCGCTTCCTCCTCGCGATCGTGCCATCACTGCAACAAGTTTATCTCACTGCCGATGCCTCGCAATCTTTGTATCAAAAAGGGTTTAGTTGGAAACAAGTCCATACCGACCTTAAGTTTAGCGGACGAACGCTGCTGCTGCGACGCAATTATCGCAATACACAACAAATTACCGCTGCTTGCGCCCAAATCTTAGCCGGAACAACCGCAGGCGACTCAGAGTGTATCGATCAGCTACCATCTCCCCATATCGGAGATTGCCCAAAAGTTGTGTTAGTAGACGAACCAACACAAGAAATTACAGCTATTCACGATGCCTTAATTTGTGCCGCCCGTCAGTATAGATTATCAGTCAACAGCAGTGCGGTACTGTGTCCTACGAGCCAAATGGGTAAAGCGATCGCCCAGCAACTCACTCAGCAAGGACTCAAAGCCCAGTTTTTCACAAGTAAGCAAATAGACATCAACGCCCCATGCGTTAAAGTTCTGACATTGCATTCTGCCAAGGGTTTAGAGTTTCCCTTCGTCGTCATTGTCGGATTACAACAAGACAGCTTACCCCATATTCCACCTGACGTTCCTCCAGAAGAAATTCCAGCAGTGATAGACGAACAGCGGCGGCTATTTTATGTCGGTTGCACCCGCGCGATGCGATCTTTAGTCGTTTGCGGTTCGCGATCGCATCCTTCTTCGTTTCTCAACTCTTTAGTTCCTCCTTATTGGCAACAAGCATGA
- a CDS encoding DEAD/DEAH box helicase, with product MTTLKLQDLLQQSESAIAATSILLGQKLVNLDCTGVASLTPEQLTQLFSAIPKTWDFVELGEIFNSSTLSETFASQLLEWINQNFGHTTNPPQPSTTNYESVDLSLRQTTNDLDIFNFRDRVIDDYRRYIESFLRIRDSKVKEFVDRELERGQLWSDPLVQLNLTYKKGATVTELVQQKVLHPECDRYFSKDGKPFQFHYHQQQAFLTAQRQEPYVLTTGTGSGKSLTYIVPIFDDLLRHPEIKGVRAILVYPMNALINSQKEELDKFLRQVPNTHIRVEQYTGQESLAKKTEIQENPPQILLTNYVMLELMLSRTHEDKLVESPNLKFLVLDELHTYRGRQGADVAILIRKLRQRCGRNLLCIGTSATMSTEGSREQRRQVVANVASKLFGVEIQPSNVIDETLERSIQRAAPTTDELRDSILAGLPPESEQTLDAFKTHPLSYWIEMNFGLAQEGHLVRRTPITLESGAATLAAQTQLPPETCLTILKQMFLWGSKTKGLAFRLHQFISQGGSVYSTIESREKRILTLEGQYTTTENRLLYPLVFCRECGQDYYVVRYDADEQSVLPQLPTALDISADDAEISEGYLTLDDPGLWDASDEEKLPDSWFTETKKKGRIPKKDYAKFIPQQLQVLPNGKVTTSLLQGTTCWFIRKPFLVCLNCGVVHDGRKNEFSKLSRLGSEGRSTATTLLCLSTTSRLKQVFTGEKAKAAKILSFTDNRQDASLQAGHFNDFVQTSFLRAALWKALQAKKQLTHSELVSEVVKCMGLSQTDYAKQPAEFGRGKQRNEEAFRKLIEYRLYEDLRRGWRIVQPNLEQCGLLAIEYDGLQAECANEALWQKHHHRVLLQATPQERFIASVALLNQLRRELAIDAKLLQPEQHEQLKSEIVQAIKEPWVFDENEQLHKATWASTSSGNNEKAKVKLTPKSKIGRFLRSPKAWSLQSQPLTDQEYASLIAAFVNALCDAGYLVKEKTEIQLRVDCLLWQAKLLNEIPADPLTARRLQGNEGTKIPVNSFFQKFYQTNAFQIQTMEGREHTGQVNNKDRQEREEKFRNGALAALFCSPTMELGIDISDLSVVHLRNVPPSPANYAQRSGRAGRSGQEALVITYAAIGSGHDQYFFKRQNQMVAGVVAPPKLELANQDLVRSHVHSIWLAHTGVYLDDSMNKILELDLDGYPLKENVRQGLTLSQNKLTKCLQATQSILADIFCQQDLQKASWYSVDWLQYAVENALEAFERACDRWRKLYSDAVIQLAKARETIDRYARGYANQEDYDIAKAQEKEALRQRSLLVGLHEGKNNSEFEFYPYRYFAAEGFLPGFNFPRLPVRAYIPTGDGGEFISRPRTVALREFAPGNIVYYEGSKFMVAKTKVPVGGIDSQCKRTSVCFNCGYFHEGDFRDTCENCGAEIKNDRYQNEAKLNCVLPMETAIARRRERITCDEEERLKYGYNITTHFRYANKQSATVQTAEGTPLLRLTYGATAEIWWINRGLKKNTDERGFKLNTKTGLWGDSRTEQATESLHEGINLMVNDTCNILVVEPLCVPAENKEAFVATLQHTLKTAIQAVYKLEADELDSERLGESKYLLLWEAAEGGAGVLSQLGQPEAFQKIADAALDICHFNQPKESCVQACYDCLLSYRNQFDHPLINRHLIKPLLDQLLASHVIREGISREEQYQQLLQQTDPNSEFERIVLKEIYQRGYKLPEAAQEFINDANCKPDFLYKEDAIAIFCDGSIHDSSDKRKQDKIERDNLRYNTVYTVLTLRHDEDWQTKLKILGSIF from the coding sequence ATGACGACACTGAAACTTCAAGACTTACTACAACAAAGTGAAAGTGCGATCGCCGCGACAAGCATTCTTCTCGGTCAAAAACTAGTCAATCTCGACTGTACAGGCGTAGCATCTCTTACCCCCGAACAACTCACTCAGTTATTTTCAGCCATACCCAAAACCTGGGACTTTGTCGAACTTGGAGAAATCTTCAACTCCTCCACCCTCAGCGAAACCTTTGCAAGCCAACTTCTAGAGTGGATTAACCAAAACTTCGGACACACCACTAACCCTCCACAACCATCAACTACAAATTACGAATCCGTAGACTTAAGCCTACGGCAAACTACAAATGATCTCGATATTTTCAACTTTCGCGATCGAGTTATTGACGACTATCGCCGCTACATCGAAAGTTTTTTGAGAATTCGCGACTCTAAAGTTAAAGAATTTGTCGATCGAGAATTAGAACGAGGACAACTTTGGAGCGATCCTTTAGTACAACTAAATCTTACCTACAAAAAAGGTGCAACCGTTACCGAATTAGTACAACAAAAAGTTCTTCATCCGGAGTGCGATCGCTACTTTTCCAAAGACGGTAAACCCTTTCAGTTTCACTACCACCAGCAGCAAGCATTTCTCACAGCACAGCGTCAAGAACCTTATGTTCTCACCACAGGTACAGGTTCCGGTAAAAGCTTGACTTATATTGTGCCTATTTTCGACGATCTGCTGCGCCATCCTGAAATTAAAGGAGTCAGGGCAATTTTGGTCTATCCCATGAACGCCTTAATTAACTCCCAAAAAGAAGAACTTGACAAGTTTCTGCGTCAAGTCCCCAACACTCATATTCGCGTCGAACAATACACCGGACAAGAAAGCTTAGCTAAGAAAACCGAAATTCAAGAAAACCCGCCCCAAATTCTACTTACCAACTACGTGATGTTAGAGCTAATGCTCTCCCGCACTCACGAAGATAAACTGGTAGAATCTCCCAATTTAAAATTCCTAGTACTCGATGAATTGCATACATATCGAGGAAGACAAGGTGCAGACGTCGCCATCTTGATCCGCAAACTCCGCCAACGCTGCGGTAGAAATCTTCTGTGCATTGGTACCAGCGCCACCATGTCTACAGAAGGCTCCCGCGAACAACGCCGCCAAGTTGTAGCGAATGTTGCCAGCAAATTATTCGGCGTGGAAATCCAACCCAGCAATGTCATCGATGAAACTCTAGAGCGTTCTATTCAACGTGCTGCACCCACCACTGACGAACTGCGAGACAGTATCTTAGCAGGCTTACCACCAGAGTCAGAACAAACTTTAGATGCATTCAAAACGCATCCCCTCAGCTATTGGATTGAGATGAACTTCGGTTTAGCACAAGAAGGGCATTTGGTGCGCCGCACGCCTATTACTCTAGAATCGGGAGCAGCAACCCTAGCAGCACAAACCCAACTTCCACCAGAAACCTGCCTAACCATCCTCAAGCAAATGTTTCTTTGGGGAAGCAAAACCAAGGGACTTGCCTTTCGCCTGCATCAGTTTATCTCCCAAGGAGGTAGCGTTTACTCTACGATTGAAAGTCGAGAAAAACGCATTCTGACGCTCGAAGGTCAATATACGACTACCGAAAACCGCCTACTTTATCCTCTCGTCTTTTGCCGAGAATGCGGACAGGATTATTACGTGGTGCGCTACGATGCCGATGAACAGAGTGTCTTACCCCAACTACCTACTGCCTTAGATATCAGTGCCGACGATGCCGAGATCAGCGAAGGCTACCTAACTTTAGACGATCCAGGACTGTGGGATGCTAGCGATGAAGAAAAGCTCCCCGATTCTTGGTTTACCGAAACTAAAAAGAAAGGACGAATTCCTAAAAAGGATTACGCCAAATTTATTCCCCAGCAACTGCAAGTATTACCCAACGGTAAAGTCACAACTTCTTTGTTACAGGGAACTACCTGTTGGTTTATTCGCAAACCATTTCTCGTTTGTCTCAACTGCGGCGTAGTACACGACGGGCGCAAAAATGAATTTAGCAAACTATCGCGTCTGGGCAGCGAAGGACGCAGTACCGCAACCACCCTGCTATGTCTTTCTACTACCAGTCGCTTAAAGCAAGTCTTTACGGGCGAGAAAGCTAAAGCCGCTAAAATTCTCAGTTTTACAGATAACCGTCAAGATGCTTCGTTGCAGGCGGGACATTTCAACGATTTTGTGCAAACTAGTTTCTTACGGGCAGCACTATGGAAGGCACTTCAGGCAAAAAAACAACTCACCCACAGCGAGTTAGTCAGCGAAGTTGTCAAATGTATGGGGCTGTCTCAAACAGACTACGCTAAGCAACCAGCCGAGTTTGGTAGAGGTAAGCAGCGTAACGAAGAAGCGTTTCGCAAACTGATTGAGTACCGCCTTTATGAAGATTTGCGGCGGGGATGGCGCATCGTTCAACCTAACCTCGAACAGTGTGGATTGCTAGCAATTGAGTATGACGGTTTGCAAGCAGAATGTGCGAATGAGGCACTGTGGCAAAAACACCACCATCGTGTCTTGTTGCAAGCTACCCCTCAAGAGCGGTTCATCGCCTCTGTTGCCTTGCTCAACCAGTTGCGGCGAGAATTAGCAATTGATGCCAAGCTTTTGCAACCAGAACAACACGAACAACTCAAAAGCGAGATTGTTCAAGCCATTAAAGAACCTTGGGTGTTTGACGAGAACGAACAATTGCATAAAGCAACTTGGGCAAGTACGAGCAGCGGTAATAATGAAAAAGCTAAAGTCAAGCTCACACCTAAAAGTAAAATTGGTCGATTTTTGCGATCGCCCAAAGCTTGGTCGCTGCAAAGTCAACCCTTAACAGATCAAGAGTACGCCAGTTTAATCGCTGCTTTCGTCAACGCTCTATGCGATGCTGGTTATTTAGTGAAAGAGAAAACCGAGATTCAGCTACGGGTCGATTGTTTGTTGTGGCAAGCTAAACTCTTAAACGAAATTCCTGCCGATCCTTTAACAGCACGGCGCTTGCAGGGAAATGAAGGCACAAAAATTCCTGTAAACAGTTTCTTTCAAAAGTTTTATCAAACAAATGCTTTCCAAATTCAAACAATGGAAGGGCGCGAACATACCGGACAAGTGAACAATAAAGATCGCCAAGAACGAGAAGAGAAATTCCGCAACGGTGCATTAGCGGCTTTGTTCTGCTCTCCAACTATGGAATTGGGAATTGACATTTCCGATCTCAGCGTCGTGCATTTGCGTAACGTTCCCCCTAGTCCTGCCAACTACGCGCAACGCAGTGGTAGAGCCGGTAGAAGCGGACAGGAAGCCCTTGTCATTACTTATGCCGCAATTGGTAGCGGTCACGACCAATACTTCTTCAAACGCCAAAATCAAATGGTTGCTGGAGTTGTGGCTCCGCCCAAGTTGGAACTTGCTAACCAAGATTTGGTGCGATCTCACGTTCATTCGATTTGGCTAGCACACACTGGGGTTTATCTCGATGATTCGATGAACAAAATTCTGGAACTCGATCTCGATGGATATCCTCTTAAAGAGAACGTGCGTCAAGGGTTAACTTTAAGCCAGAATAAATTAACAAAATGCCTGCAAGCAACTCAATCTATTCTCGCTGATATTTTCTGTCAACAAGACCTGCAAAAAGCTTCCTGGTATTCTGTAGATTGGTTGCAGTACGCAGTAGAAAATGCGCTAGAGGCATTTGAACGAGCGTGCGATCGCTGGCGCAAACTGTATAGTGATGCCGTCATTCAATTAGCAAAAGCCCGCGAAACGATTGACCGTTATGCTAGAGGCTATGCAAATCAGGAAGACTACGACATTGCCAAAGCTCAGGAAAAAGAAGCATTACGGCAAAGAAGCTTATTAGTGGGATTGCATGAAGGTAAAAATAATAGCGAGTTTGAATTTTATCCCTACCGCTACTTTGCTGCCGAAGGATTTTTGCCAGGATTCAACTTTCCTCGCCTACCAGTAAGAGCGTACATTCCTACAGGAGATGGCGGCGAATTCATCTCCCGCCCCCGCACTGTTGCTTTACGTGAATTTGCGCCTGGCAATATTGTTTACTACGAGGGTAGTAAGTTTATGGTAGCAAAGACTAAAGTTCCTGTTGGCGGGATCGACAGCCAGTGCAAAAGAACAAGCGTCTGCTTTAACTGCGGTTATTTCCACGAAGGCGATTTTCGCGATACCTGTGAAAATTGCGGTGCAGAAATTAAAAACGATCGCTACCAGAATGAGGCTAAACTAAATTGCGTACTGCCAATGGAAACTGCGATCGCCCGCCGACGAGAACGCATTACCTGCGATGAAGAAGAACGGCTCAAGTACGGTTACAACATTACGACTCACTTCCGCTACGCTAATAAACAATCAGCAACTGTTCAAACTGCTGAAGGTACGCCACTTTTACGCTTAACTTACGGAGCAACAGCCGAAATTTGGTGGATTAATCGCGGACTGAAGAAGAATACCGACGAACGTGGATTCAAACTCAATACCAAAACAGGGCTCTGGGGCGATTCCAGAACTGAACAAGCAACTGAAAGCTTGCATGAAGGAATCAATTTAATGGTTAACGATACTTGCAATATTTTAGTTGTCGAGCCTTTATGTGTTCCGGCTGAAAATAAAGAAGCTTTTGTTGCTACGCTGCAACATACTTTGAAAACAGCTATTCAAGCAGTATACAAACTAGAAGCTGACGAACTTGATTCCGAAAGGCTAGGAGAAAGCAAGTATTTACTTTTGTGGGAAGCAGCCGAAGGAGGAGCAGGCGTTCTTTCACAATTAGGACAACCAGAAGCCTTTCAAAAAATTGCCGATGCAGCTTTAGATATTTGTCATTTCAACCAACCGAAAGAAAGCTGCGTTCAAGCTTGCTATGATTGCTTGCTATCCTACCGCAATCAGTTCGACCATCCATTAATCAATCGCCACTTAATTAAACCTTTACTCGACCAACTGCTAGCAAGTCATGTTATCCGTGAAGGCATTTCTCGCGAGGAACAATATCAGCAATTATTGCAACAAACAGACCCTAATTCTGAATTTGAGCGCATAGTTTTAAAAGAGATCTATCAACGAGGATACAAATTACCAGAGGCAGCGCAAGAATTCATTAATGACGCTAACTGCAAACCTGACTTTCTATATAAAGAAGATGCGATCGCTATTTTTTGCGATGGTTCGATCCACGATAGTTCTGATAAGCGCAAACAAGACAAAATTGAAAGAGATAATCTCAGGTACAACACAGTTTACACTGTCTTAACCTTACGGCATGATGAAGATTGGCAAACTAAGTTAAAGATTTTAGGAAGTATATTTTAG
- a CDS encoding CPXCG motif-containing cysteine-rich protein: protein MQNTAEYTCAYCGETNLTFVDLSAGMQQSYVEDCQVCCQPNVLFFVIDEQTLDIKIDSEPEN from the coding sequence ATGCAAAATACGGCTGAATATACTTGTGCATACTGTGGTGAAACTAACTTGACCTTTGTTGACTTAAGTGCAGGAATGCAGCAATCTTACGTTGAAGACTGTCAAGTATGCTGCCAACCAAATGTACTTTTTTTTGTCATTGACGAACAAACTTTGGATATTAAGATCGACAGCGAGCCAGAAAACTAA
- a CDS encoding A/G-specific adenine glycosylase translates to MISKISKDADWLETEKLHWFRQQLTIWADDNLRDFPWRRTTDPYAIFVAEFLLQKTDAAKVVPIYETFLARYPTIESLSLASVTEVVTLLQPLGLHFRAKRLCESVQKINAFYDGKIPDAEAQLLALPGVGKYTARSICAHAFGQQQVILDTNVARILERFFGLQGGRVKSRCKILWKAAEQVAPHEEVGKWNLTLLDFGATVCTARKPHCGKCPLQEHCNYLRLN, encoded by the coding sequence GTGATATCTAAGATATCTAAAGACGCAGATTGGTTGGAAACAGAGAAGCTTCACTGGTTTCGCCAACAACTTACTATTTGGGCAGATGACAATCTGCGAGATTTTCCGTGGCGGCGCACAACTGACCCATATGCAATCTTTGTGGCTGAATTTCTATTGCAGAAGACTGACGCTGCTAAGGTCGTTCCTATCTACGAGACCTTCCTAGCTCGATATCCTACTATTGAAAGCTTGTCATTAGCTTCAGTTACCGAAGTAGTAACTCTGTTGCAGCCTTTAGGTCTTCACTTTCGCGCCAAACGGTTGTGCGAATCAGTGCAGAAGATTAATGCATTTTACGATGGTAAAATTCCTGATGCAGAAGCGCAATTACTTGCCTTGCCAGGAGTTGGTAAGTACACGGCTAGATCTATTTGCGCTCACGCTTTCGGACAGCAGCAGGTAATTCTCGATACCAATGTCGCTCGTATCTTAGAGCGCTTCTTTGGGTTGCAGGGAGGAAGAGTCAAGTCGCGTTGCAAGATTTTGTGGAAAGCCGCTGAGCAAGTCGCGCCCCACGAGGAAGTAGGAAAGTGGAATCTAACGCTGCTTGATTTTGGAGCAACAGTCTGCACAGCAAGAAAACCCCACTGTGGCAAGTGTCCGTTGCAGGAACATTGTAATTACTTGCGTCTCAATTAA